One segment of Ricinus communis isolate WT05 ecotype wild-type chromosome 8, ASM1957865v1, whole genome shotgun sequence DNA contains the following:
- the LOC107260773 gene encoding auxin-responsive protein SAUR50-like: MAIRKSNKLTQAAVIRQILKRCSSLGKKHGYDDDGLPLDVPKGHFAVYVGENRSRYIVPITFLTHPEFQCLLRQAEEEFGFDHDMGLTIPCEEVVFRSLTSSLR, encoded by the coding sequence ATGGCCATTAGGAAATCTAACAAACTAACTCAAGCAGCAGTTATCAGGCAAATTCTAAAGAGGTGTTCAAGCTTAGGCAAGAAACATGGCTATGACGATGATGGTCTACCTCTTGACGTACCAAAAGGGCACTTTGCTGTTTATGTTGGTGAGAACAGAAGTAGATACATTGTCCCAATCACATTCTTGACTCATCCTGAGTTTCAATGTTTACTTCGACAAGCCGAAGAAGAGTTTGGATTTGATCATGATATGGGCCTTACCATTCCTTGTGAAGAAGTTGTTTTTCGCTCTCTAACATCGTCACTTAGATAA